The Aulosira sp. FACHB-615 genomic interval ATAACTAATAATAATGTAATTTTAGTAATAAGTATTGCACTGTACCTAAAGAGATTGATGAAAAAAAATATACTATCCTGTTCTGAAAAATCCTCTGGAGTATTTGTAGTTATAAAAGATAGTTTTGTTTTTGTGATAACTCCCTCAGACATGGTAATTACTTAACAGGTGTAGTTAGATGCAGTTAGCAGTGGTTAATGATGGTCAAGCAGAGATTGTGCCGATTAGAGACAACGAACAGCGTAAGCAAATTCAATCCTTAGTGCAGTTAGCCAGGAGTAAGACATTCCAAACAGGCAATCTCCAGGCAACACTCCAAGAAATTACAGAGGTAGCAGCAAAAACACTGTTGGTTGAGCGAGTGGGTGTATGGTTATACACTGCGGATAACACTGCTATAGAGTGTAGTAATTTGTATGATGTGCGGAAAAACATACACATATCAGGTCAGACTTTATTAAAAGCTAGTTATCCTAATTATTTTCAAAGTTTGGAAATGGAACGCAGTCTGGCTGTAAATGATGCGATTAACGATAAGAGAACCCAAGAATTAGCTGCATCTTATTTAAAAATACTTGGCATTACATCATTCTTGGATGCGCCTATTTGGTTAGGAGGACGTGTAGTGGGAGTAGTTTGTCATGAACACTGTGGTGAAATGCGCCAATGGACTGTTGAAGAAGAAAATTTTGCGAGTTCAATTGCCGATTTTGTAGCTTTAGCAATAGAAGCCAGCGATCGCCACATTGTACAAGAAGCTCTAGGCAAAAGTGAAGCACAATTTCGCGCTATTTTTGAGCGTTCATCAATTGGGATTGGAATTGCAGATATCAAAGCCCAAATAGTAGATATTAATCCGGCTCTATCTCAAATGCTGGGATATAGCCGGGAAGAACTTTACGGGAAGTATTTTATTGATTATATTTCCCCCCAAAAAGGAGATTTAGAGCTATATAAACAACTAGTAGCAGGAATGTGCGATCGCATTGAAATCGAAAAACACTTCCGCCACAAAAATGGTCAGTTAGTGTGGACGAAACTTTCGATTTCGATGATTCCTGGGAGTAATGGAACACCAGAGTTTTTTTTAGCAATTATTGAAGACATTACAGAACGCAAACAAACAGAATTAAAACTGCGTGCGTCTCAAGCGGCGGCTGAAGCAGGTAATCGAGCCAAAAACGAATTTTTAGCGACAATGAGCCATGAATTGCGAACTCCTTTAAATGCAATTATGGGCTTATCACAGTTATTACAACAAGATATGGTTGGCTCTTTAAATGAGAAACAACAAGAATATGTTAGTTGTATCTATAGTAGCGGCGAACATTTATTAGCAATCATCAACGATATTCTGGATTTATCAAAAGTAGAATCAGGCAAAGAAGAATTACATTTATCAACTGTATCGGTCTTAGATTTATGTAATTATGCCC includes:
- a CDS encoding ATP-binding protein produces the protein MQLAVVNDGQAEIVPIRDNEQRKQIQSLVQLARSKTFQTGNLQATLQEITEVAAKTLLVERVGVWLYTADNTAIECSNLYDVRKNIHISGQTLLKASYPNYFQSLEMERSLAVNDAINDKRTQELAASYLKILGITSFLDAPIWLGGRVVGVVCHEHCGEMRQWTVEEENFASSIADFVALAIEASDRHIVQEALGKSEAQFRAIFERSSIGIGIADIKAQIVDINPALSQMLGYSREELYGKYFIDYISPQKGDLELYKQLVAGMCDRIEIEKHFRHKNGQLVWTKLSISMIPGSNGTPEFFLAIIEDITERKQTELKLRASQAAAEAGNRAKNEFLATMSHELRTPLNAIMGLSQLLQQDMVGSLNEKQQEYVSCIYSSGEHLLAIINDILDLSKVESGKEELHLSTVSVLDLCNYALSTVRDQAQEKGLKLISEIDPEAEICRVDIRRCKQMLINLMTNAIKFTPAGQVSLEIKKVPEGITFTVADTGIGIDNSQFHLLFEPFKQLDSQLNRQYEGTGLGLALTRKLARLHGGDVTVESKLGEGSRFTLFIPEPADLITEIDMSDEDSNQLSLSASPLGQKRILIAEPEENIGIFLQDYLQIIGYQVEWINNQEQILATIKIFQPSLLLLDTQFLANHSFRLMPALKQKSQLLNMAVVFMGVQGNDWPELNNLPLEKYDYLVKPIRIMQLESILLRYLGS